Genomic window (Arthrobacter sp. StoSoilA2):
AATGGTGCGCAACGCGCGGGGAACAGTAGCAATAGGCTTCATGGCGGCGCGGACGCGCAGAACTTCGCCGATGCTCATTCCACCCTCAATGCCGCCGGCACGGTTGGTCTGACGAATAATTCTGCCGTTCTCATCCTTGAGGATTTCGTCGTGCGCTGCAGAACCACGGCGGGCAGCGGTGAGGAAACCGTCGCCGACCTCCACGCCCTTGATGGCCTGGATACCCATCAGCGCAGCGGCCAGGCGGGAATCAAGGCGGCGGTCCCAATGGACGTAACTGCCCAATCCAGGGGGAAGCCCGTAGGCAAGGACCTCAACCACGCCGCCAAGGGTTTCCCCTTCCTTGTGGGCGGCATCCACCTCGGCGACCATTGCATCGGATGTTTCGCGGTCGAAGCAGCGCAGCGGATCTGCATCAAGGGCGATGACGTCCTTAGGCAGGGGCAACGCCTTGCCCTCGGGTACGGTGACGCTGGCGATGGAAACGGTGTGGCTTACCAATTCCACGCCCAGTTGCTTAAGGAACTGGGCGGCAACGGTACCAAGAGCAACACGGGTGGCGGTTTCACGCGCACTTGCGCGCTCAAGGACCGGACGGGCTTCATCAAAGCCGTACTTCTGCATCCCGGTGAAATCGGCGTGCCCCGGACGCGGGCGCGTCAGAGGTGCGTTGCGGGCTTGGTCGGCAAGGACTTCAGGGTCCACCGGATCAGCAGACATAATCTGCTCCCACTTTGGCCATTCGGTGTTGCCCACCTGAATGGCGACCGGACCACCCTGGGTGATGCCGTGGCGCACGCCACCGAGGATCGTGACTTCATCCTGCTCAAACTTCATGCGGGCGCCACGTCCATAGCCCAGGCGACGACGCGCCAAAGCATCACGGATTTGCCCGCTGGTGAGTTCAACACCGGCGGGCACGCCTTCAACAATTCCGATCAGAGCCGGACCATGGGATTCACCGGCAGTCAACCAACGCAACATATAACCAATCCTGCCATGTAAGGCCTCTAGAACACTCGCCGGGGAAGCCCAACTGAGTCGCACATCACATCTATGACGGAGGCGTCAACGTCACAGCCACTGAACTGCCGGATCTGCTCCGCCGCTTGGTACATCAGCATTTCAAGCCCGGGAACCACCGCTCCCCCATGGCCGTGCCAAACCTCGGCGAGGCGGCTTGGCCACGGGTCATAAGCGACGTCCAGCAAAACCCCTGCCCCTGTTCCTGGCAGGGCAGCGAGCTCTTCCGCAAGCGCATCGGCCGCGCGCGGTGGAAAGGTGGAGATGACCAGCCCGGACCCGGCCACGGCAGTGGCCGCCTCACTGAGGGGGCGGAGCCGCAGGGAAATTCCGACGGCGGACGCAGCGGCCTGGGCGTCGACGGCGCGCGTGGCATCACGGACGAAAACGTCCACATGCCCGGTCCCGAGCTCGTGTACGGCAGCAATGGCAGCCGCGGAGGTTCCTCCGCCGCCGAGGACAGCAGCATGCGGTGCCGAAGAGATTCCCGCGTAACGCACTGCTTCCACGATGCCCACTACATCCGTGTTGTAACCGATGCGGCGAGCCGAACCGCCGTCGTACTCAAAGGCCACAGTGTTGATAACGCCTAACTGGGCGCCAGCGCCCCGGACCTCGTCAACTTCCCTGACCATGGCCGACTTCAAGGGCATGGTTACCGACAGCCCGCACCATGATTGGTCCCCGCGGAGGGAATCCATGAAGGCCGGAAGCCTATCGACCGTCAGGTCGATTGCCGAGTATTCGATGTCCACGCCGAGCTTGGCATAGGCGGCAGTGTGCATCGCCGGGGATTTCGAATGTGAGATCGGGTGCCCGAGGACAGCGGCGCGACGACTCACACGCACCGTCCGGCGTTGGCCTGGCACCATGCGTTGTATTGCTCAACGTACCTGCTGTGTTCGGCCAGCGTCTTGGAGAACTTGGTCTCCTTGGTGTCCAGGTTGATGGTGACCCAGTACAGGTAATCGTTCTGCGTCGGCTTTGCTGCGGCGTCGATCGCCGTCTTGCCCGGAGAACCGATCGGACCGGCGGGCAGCCCTGGGTTGGCGTACGTGTTGTAGGTGTTGGACTTATCGGCCTTCTCTTCGTCCGTGAGGTGGAAGGACTTCTTGCCCAGGCCATAAGTCACCGTGGCGTCGGACTGGATAAGGCCGTTGGTCTCGGTGTTGTTCGGTTTGAGCCTGTTGTAGATCGCACCAGCGACGTTCCCATAGTCGGCCTGGCCGCCCTCCGCCTGGACGATGCTGGCGATGGTTACGGTGTCGTACTGCTTGGCCGGATCCGTAATTCCTTGGGCCTTGAGCTCATCAAGGGTGCTGGAGACCAACTTCTGGATGATGTCCTTACCCGATGTTCCCAGCGGGAAGCGATACTCTCCGGGAGCGAGGAAGCCCTCCAGGTTTTTGGCCTTCGCAGGCACCCCGAACTGTCCGGGCGCCTGGTTGAAGCCATTCAGCTGTGCCATGGGGATGCCGGAGCCCTTGGAGATAGCCTCCAGCGACTCGTTGATCCTCAGACCTGCACTCAGGGCGAAGTAGATCACCTTGGAAGCGTCCTTGTTGACGAGGACGGCAACGGCGTCGGAGTTTTTCATCTCGGTACGGAAGGTGAATTCCCCCGGCGAGAGCTCGCCGCCCTCGGTCACGAACTCCTTGACGAAGGAATCGGCGTCCGCCACGACGTGGTTTTCCACCAGCGCGGTTGCCACAGCCTTGGGGCCGGCCCCTTCCGGGACCGTAATGCTGACGGAGCCCGTCCCGGGACCGGGGTAATCAGTGACTTTGTCCATGCCAAGGAGGGGCTTGAGGAATTGTGCCCCGATCGCGATGGCGGCAACAAAGACTCCCAGCGTGATCAGCAAGGCAAGGACCCGACGGCGACGCCGCGCCTTCTTGGCCGCGGCCTTGGACGCCGCCGTAACTTCTACCGGAGCGATGAGGTGGTGGTGCTCGTCATGAAGCTCGTCGTGAAGCTCCATGTGCCCTTCGTGGGCTTCGTAATGGTACTGGGGCGCATGCTCTTCAAACGCATGATCATCCACGTGGACCGAGCCTTCGTGGACGCCGTAGGTGTCGTGGGCCTCATTGGCATGACCGGCATAGACATGTGCAACAGCCGGGACCGGAAGGGCATCGTCATGGTGCTCCTCTTCCGAAAGCACGGGCTCCACATGTTCGGCAGGAGCAACCGTCGGCAACGCCTCCGGAATTGGCGGGACCTCCGGAGAAGCAGCCCGCACAGGTTCCGGGGCCGGGGTTTCAGACGCAGCCGGTTGGGGCGCGGAAGGCTCAGGCGCAACCGGTTCAGGCGCAGGGGCTTCAGGCACAGCAGTTGGCTTGGGAACCGCGGGGATCGGGCGGGGCAGTTCAGGCTCGACATCAGCCGAAGGCGCTGCTTCCCCCGGCGTCGCTTCGGGAACGGGTACGACGTTCTGGTTCTGGGTGGCGAGGAATCGTTCCCGCGCCCGCAGTTCCTTGCGGGTCAGCGGCATGCC
Coding sequences:
- a CDS encoding shikimate dehydrogenase, which codes for MSRRAAVLGHPISHSKSPAMHTAAYAKLGVDIEYSAIDLTVDRLPAFMDSLRGDQSWCGLSVTMPLKSAMVREVDEVRGAGAQLGVINTVAFEYDGGSARRIGYNTDVVGIVEAVRYAGISSAPHAAVLGGGGTSAAAIAAVHELGTGHVDVFVRDATRAVDAQAAASAVGISLRLRPLSEAATAVAGSGLVISTFPPRAADALAEELAALPGTGAGVLLDVAYDPWPSRLAEVWHGHGGAVVPGLEMLMYQAAEQIRQFSGCDVDASVIDVMCDSVGLPRRVF
- the aroC gene encoding chorismate synthase; the protein is MLRWLTAGESHGPALIGIVEGVPAGVELTSGQIRDALARRRLGYGRGARMKFEQDEVTILGGVRHGITQGGPVAIQVGNTEWPKWEQIMSADPVDPEVLADQARNAPLTRPRPGHADFTGMQKYGFDEARPVLERASARETATRVALGTVAAQFLKQLGVELVSHTVSIASVTVPEGKALPLPKDVIALDADPLRCFDRETSDAMVAEVDAAHKEGETLGGVVEVLAYGLPPGLGSYVHWDRRLDSRLAAALMGIQAIKGVEVGDGFLTAARRGSAAHDEILKDENGRIIRQTNRAGGIEGGMSIGEVLRVRAAMKPIATVPRALRTIDVSTGEPAKAHHQRSDVCAVPAAGVVAEAMVALVLAEAIAEKFGGDSVAETTRNLQSYLDNIPATLDSVGR
- the mltG gene encoding endolytic transglycosylase MltG, translated to MSPVNNDPSSGTAGGGMPLTRKELRARERFLATQNQNVVPVPEATPGEAAPSADVEPELPRPIPAVPKPTAVPEAPAPEPVAPEPSAPQPAASETPAPEPVRAASPEVPPIPEALPTVAPAEHVEPVLSEEEHHDDALPVPAVAHVYAGHANEAHDTYGVHEGSVHVDDHAFEEHAPQYHYEAHEGHMELHDELHDEHHHLIAPVEVTAASKAAAKKARRRRRVLALLITLGVFVAAIAIGAQFLKPLLGMDKVTDYPGPGTGSVSITVPEGAGPKAVATALVENHVVADADSFVKEFVTEGGELSPGEFTFRTEMKNSDAVAVLVNKDASKVIYFALSAGLRINESLEAISKGSGIPMAQLNGFNQAPGQFGVPAKAKNLEGFLAPGEYRFPLGTSGKDIIQKLVSSTLDELKAQGITDPAKQYDTVTIASIVQAEGGQADYGNVAGAIYNRLKPNNTETNGLIQSDATVTYGLGKKSFHLTDEEKADKSNTYNTYANPGLPAGPIGSPGKTAIDAAAKPTQNDYLYWVTINLDTKETKFSKTLAEHSRYVEQYNAWCQANAGRCV